A stretch of the Salarias fasciatus chromosome 3, fSalaFa1.1, whole genome shotgun sequence genome encodes the following:
- the LOC115386250 gene encoding fatty-acid amide hydrolase 2-A-like isoform X2, with product MALSRVERLQVWLFKALTGLLFALFRFFSPRGSAALSGKRLPPVGHPLLLESATQLARKIRRKEVSSVEVVQAYIDRIQEVNPFLNAVIKDRFAAALQEAAQVDKLIEEETGGEDVLEDRLPFLGVPLSVKESFSLQGMPFATGLVSRRGVVATVDAPPVALLKRAGAIPMGVTNTSELCMWMESHNHLHGVTNNPYDLERIPGGSSGGEGSILGAAGAVIGVGSDIGGSIRMPCFFNGIFGHKTTPGVVSHDNQHPQCSGRQEEYVSTGPMCRYAEDLLPMLRIMAGPKASMLSLDAEVDLKKLRFFTIPHDGGSPFTSPVSRELIDVQRKVAERLEADLGVEVREVRLPELRYGFPIWDTYMALRDDDGKPPRPFAELMGDSGPPAWPLWELLKWLVGRSEHTMAAIGLALVEMTRRSKPAPFIVQQKEKLQREVEELLGTDGVFLYPSHPRVAPRHHHPLFRPFDFAYTGIINILGLPVTQCPLGLGEEGLPLGVQVVAGRLQDHLSLAVALYLEKTFGGWTEPGGKP from the exons ATGGCTCTGAGCCGCGTGGAGAGGCTCCAGGTGTGGCTCTTCAAGGCGCTGACGGGGCTCCTCTTCGCGCTCTTCCGCTTCTTCTCCCCGCGCGGGTCCGCCGCGCTGTCCGGGAAGAGGCTCCCGCCCGTCGGCCACCCGCTGCTGCTCGAGTCGGCGACGCAGCTCGCCCGGAAGATCCGGCGGAAAGAG gtgtccAGTGTGGAGGTGGTGCAAGCTTACATCGACAGGATCCAGGAGGTTAACCCTTTCCTGAATGCAGTCATCAAAGACAG GTTTGCCGCGGCGCTCCAGGAGGCCGCTCAGGTGGACAAGCTGATTGAGGAGGAGACGGGCGGCGAGGACGTCCTGGAGGACCGCCTCCCCTTCCTGGGCGTCCCCCTGTCTGTCAAAGAGTCCTTCTCCCTGCAGG GCATGCCCTTCGCCACCGGGCTGGTCTCCAGGCGGGGGGTCGTGGCCACGGTGGACGCCCCGCCGGTGGCGCTGCTGAAGAGAGCGGGCGCCATCCCCATGGGCGTCACCAACACCAGCGAGCTGTGCATGTGGATGGAGTCGCACAACCACCTGCACGGCGTCACCAACAACCCGTACGACCTGGAGAGGATCCCCGGCGGCAGCTCAG GGGGGGAGGGCAGCATCCTGGGGGCGGCGGGCGCCGTCATCGGCGTGGGCTCCGACATCGGCGGCAGCATCCGGATGCCCTGCTTCTTCAACGGGATCTTCGGACATAAAACCACTCCAG GCGTCGTCTCCCATGACAACCAGCACCCGCAGTGCTCCGGCCGGCAGGAGGAGTACGTCAGCACCGGGCCCATGTGCCGCTACGCCGAGGACCTGCTGCCCATGCTGAGGATCATGGCCGGGCCCAAAGCCAGCAT GCTGTCGCTGGACGCCGAGGTGGACCTGAAGAAGCTGCGGTTCTTCACCATCCCTCACGACGGCGGCTCGCCGTTCACCAGCCCGGTCAGCCGGGAGCTCATCGACGTCCAGAGGAAG GTGGCGGAGCGTCTGGAGGCCGACCTCGGCGTGGAGGTCAGGGAAGTGCGGCTCCCAGAGCTTCGCTATGGCTTCCCTATCTGGGACACCTACATGGCTCTCCGAGACGACGACGgcaaa ccTCCGCGGCCGTTCGCCGAGCTGATGGGCGACTCGGGGCCCCCAGCGTGGCCCCTGTGGGAGCTGCTCAAGTGGCTGGTGGGGCGGTCGGAGCACACCATGGCCGCCATCG gcctgGCGCTGGTGGAGATGACCCGCCGCTCCAAACCGGCGCCCTTCATCGTCCAGCagaaggagaagctgcagagggaggtggaggagctgctggggacGGACGGCGTCTTCCTTTACCCGTCTCACCCCCGGGTGGCGCCCAGACACCACCACCCGCTCTTCAGGCCCTTTGACTTCGCCtacacag GCATCATCAACATCCTGGGGCTGCCGGTTACCCAGTGTCCCCTGGggctgggggaggaggggctgcCCCTGGGCGTGCAGGTGgtcgccgggaggctgcaggACCACCTGAGCCTGGCGGTGGCGCTGTACCTGGAGAAGACGTTCGGCGGCTGGACGGAGCCTGGAGGGAAGCCGTGA
- the LOC115386250 gene encoding fatty-acid amide hydrolase 2-A-like isoform X1, which produces MALSRVERLQVWLFKALTGLLFALFRFFSPRGSAALSGKRLPPVGHPLLLESATQLARKIRRKEVSSVEVVQAYIDRIQEVNPFLNAVIKDRFAAALQEAAQVDKLIEEETGGEDVLEDRLPFLGVPLSVKESFSLQGMPFATGLVSRRGVVATVDAPPVALLKRAGAIPMGVTNTSELCMWMESHNHLHGVTNNPYDLERIPGGSSGGEGSILGAAGAVIGVGSDIGGSIRMPCFFNGIFGHKTTPGVVSHDNQHPQCSGRQEEYVSTGPMCRYAEDLLPMLRIMAGPKASMLSLDAEVDLKKLRFFTIPHDGGSPFTSPVSRELIDVQRKVAERLEADLGVEVREVRLPELRYGFPIWDTYMALRDDDGKPPRPFAELMGDSGPPAWPLWELLKWLVGRSEHTMAAIGKVDVPPPCVCVCVAALGQCRVCVSGLALVEMTRRSKPAPFIVQQKEKLQREVEELLGTDGVFLYPSHPRVAPRHHHPLFRPFDFAYTGIINILGLPVTQCPLGLGEEGLPLGVQVVAGRLQDHLSLAVALYLEKTFGGWTEPGGKP; this is translated from the exons ATGGCTCTGAGCCGCGTGGAGAGGCTCCAGGTGTGGCTCTTCAAGGCGCTGACGGGGCTCCTCTTCGCGCTCTTCCGCTTCTTCTCCCCGCGCGGGTCCGCCGCGCTGTCCGGGAAGAGGCTCCCGCCCGTCGGCCACCCGCTGCTGCTCGAGTCGGCGACGCAGCTCGCCCGGAAGATCCGGCGGAAAGAG gtgtccAGTGTGGAGGTGGTGCAAGCTTACATCGACAGGATCCAGGAGGTTAACCCTTTCCTGAATGCAGTCATCAAAGACAG GTTTGCCGCGGCGCTCCAGGAGGCCGCTCAGGTGGACAAGCTGATTGAGGAGGAGACGGGCGGCGAGGACGTCCTGGAGGACCGCCTCCCCTTCCTGGGCGTCCCCCTGTCTGTCAAAGAGTCCTTCTCCCTGCAGG GCATGCCCTTCGCCACCGGGCTGGTCTCCAGGCGGGGGGTCGTGGCCACGGTGGACGCCCCGCCGGTGGCGCTGCTGAAGAGAGCGGGCGCCATCCCCATGGGCGTCACCAACACCAGCGAGCTGTGCATGTGGATGGAGTCGCACAACCACCTGCACGGCGTCACCAACAACCCGTACGACCTGGAGAGGATCCCCGGCGGCAGCTCAG GGGGGGAGGGCAGCATCCTGGGGGCGGCGGGCGCCGTCATCGGCGTGGGCTCCGACATCGGCGGCAGCATCCGGATGCCCTGCTTCTTCAACGGGATCTTCGGACATAAAACCACTCCAG GCGTCGTCTCCCATGACAACCAGCACCCGCAGTGCTCCGGCCGGCAGGAGGAGTACGTCAGCACCGGGCCCATGTGCCGCTACGCCGAGGACCTGCTGCCCATGCTGAGGATCATGGCCGGGCCCAAAGCCAGCAT GCTGTCGCTGGACGCCGAGGTGGACCTGAAGAAGCTGCGGTTCTTCACCATCCCTCACGACGGCGGCTCGCCGTTCACCAGCCCGGTCAGCCGGGAGCTCATCGACGTCCAGAGGAAG GTGGCGGAGCGTCTGGAGGCCGACCTCGGCGTGGAGGTCAGGGAAGTGCGGCTCCCAGAGCTTCGCTATGGCTTCCCTATCTGGGACACCTACATGGCTCTCCGAGACGACGACGgcaaa ccTCCGCGGCCGTTCGCCGAGCTGATGGGCGACTCGGGGCCCCCAGCGTGGCCCCTGTGGGAGCTGCTCAAGTGGCTGGTGGGGCGGTCGGAGCACACCATGGCCGCCATCGGTAAGGTGGACGTCccgccgccgtgtgtgtgtgtgtgtgtggccgctCTAGGACaatgccgtgtgtgtgtttcaggcctgGCGCTGGTGGAGATGACCCGCCGCTCCAAACCGGCGCCCTTCATCGTCCAGCagaaggagaagctgcagagggaggtggaggagctgctggggacGGACGGCGTCTTCCTTTACCCGTCTCACCCCCGGGTGGCGCCCAGACACCACCACCCGCTCTTCAGGCCCTTTGACTTCGCCtacacag GCATCATCAACATCCTGGGGCTGCCGGTTACCCAGTGTCCCCTGGggctgggggaggaggggctgcCCCTGGGCGTGCAGGTGgtcgccgggaggctgcaggACCACCTGAGCCTGGCGGTGGCGCTGTACCTGGAGAAGACGTTCGGCGGCTGGACGGAGCCTGGAGGGAAGCCGTGA
- the tesk1b gene encoding dual specificity testis-specific protein kinase 1 has product METETERVEPEQGGEAEAEPPMHSVHGTNRIRPSSYRALRSAVSSLARLDDFNREKIGCGFFSEVFKVQHRVSGQVMALKMNILASNKANMLREVQLMNRMSHPNILRFIGVCVHEGQLHALTEYINGGNLEQLLGRDVPLSWSVRLRLALDIARGLQYLHSKGIFHRDLTSKNVLVRCEGSLYSAVVGDFGLAEKIPDYSEEQDQEPLAVVGSPYWMAPEVLRGELYDEKVDVFAFGIILCEIIARIQADPDILPRTEDFGLDVDAFQQMVADCPADFLELAIACCNMNAKLRPSFSHIVADLERRRAERKQKDEAAAAALAVSPSIGPLRRRSLCLASDPRLSRSKSDMLHPPDTPPLAPPARVNPFSQREDLKGGKIKLFDTPSKSVISLTFALPPPPDCERAEPDGAGLPRRHRRCHSLPCTPPPHLTSTPNSALAEEDGDDGMGATEEEEEEEEGRSLLGRKGAEPADDSGLPLSFGPLSLNQEEEEEEEEEPMDCTSSPDTLGSSPSPHSRAPPPPSFSPPPFSNGWGSAVSNGPRRLPPLSSLENNNVVVSRPLGWSAAATAANNNGYHSPPGDPAGSSPFGSGSGHSLDQEEVISCPGCCLAGLRFPSVCLRAPPRRNPYKNLNGEHAASHGLLCPGPKGLPPSPTPAAAAAGLALPGAQT; this is encoded by the exons atggagacggagacggagcggGTCGAGCCGGAGCAGGGGGGCGAGGCTGAGGCCGAGCCGCCCATGCACAGCGTCCACGGCACCAACCGCATCCGGCCGTCGTCCTACCGGGCGctgcgcagcgccgtgtccagCCTGGCCCGCCTGGACGACTTCAACCGGGAGAAGATCGGGTGCGGCTTTTTCTCCGAGGTCTtcaag GTGCAGCATCGCGTCTCGGGGCAGGTCATGGCTCTGAAGATGAACATCCTGGCCAGTAACAAAGCCAACATGCTCAGGGAGGTCCAGCTCATGAACCGGATGTCTCACCCCAACATACTCAG GTTTAtcggagtgtgtgttcacgAGGGGCAGCTGCACGCTCTCACGGAG TACATCAACGGCGGCaacctggagcagctgctgggccGCGACGTCCCCCTGTCCTGGAGCGTGAGGCTCCGCCTGGCGCTGGACATCGCACGGGGCCTGCAGTACCTGCACAGCAAGGGCATCTTCCACCGGGACCTCACCTCCAAG AACGTCCTGGTGCGCTGCGAGGGCAGCCTGTACTCCGCCGTGGTGGGAGACTTCGGCCTGGCGGAGAAAATCCCGGATTACAG tgaggagcaggaccaggagccgCTGGCCGTGGTGGGCTCCCCCTACTGGATGGCGCCGGAGGTGCTGCGAGGCGAGCTGTACGACGAGAAG gtggaCGTCTTTGCGTTCGGGATCATCCTGTGTGAGATCATCGCCAGGATACAGGCCGACCCCGACATCCTGCCGCGCACCGAG GACTTCGGTCTGGACGTGGACGCCTTCCAGCAGATGGTTGCAGATTGTCCTGCGGACTTCCTGGAGCTCGCCATCGCCTGCTGCAAC ATGAACGCGAAGCTGCGTCCGTCTTTCTCCCACATCGTGGCCGATCTGGAGCGGAGGCGagcggagaggaagcagaaggacgaggcggcggcggcggcgctcg cCGTCTCTCCGTCAATCGGGCCTCTCCGGAGGAGGTCGCTCTGCCTGGCGTCTGACCCCCGCCTGTCCCGCAGCAAGTCGGACATGCTCCACCCGCCGGACACGCCCCCGCTGGCGCCGCCGGCACGGGTCAACCCCTTCTCCCAGCGCGAGGACCTGAAGGGGGGGAAGATCAAGCTGTTCGACACGCCCAGCAAGTCGGTCATCTCGCTGACCttcgcgctgccgccgccgccggactgCGAGCGCGCCGAGCCAGACGGCGCCGGCCTGCCCCGGAGGCACCGGCGCTGCCACTCGCTGCcgtgcacgccgccgccgcacctCACCTCCACGCCCAACTCCGCCCTGGCCGAGGAGGACGGCGACGACGGGATGGGCgcgacggaggaggaggaggaggaggaggaggggcggagtCTCCTGGGCCggaagggggcggagccggcgGACGACTCGGGCCTGCCGCTGTCGTTCGGGCCGCTGTCGCTGaaccaggaggaagaggaggaggaggaagaagagcccATGGACTGCACCAGCTCCCCGGACACTCTGGGCAGCTCGCCCTCGCCCCACTccagagccccgccccctccctccttctccccgCCCCCCTTCTCCAACGGCTGGGGCTCCGCCGTGTCCAACGGGCCTCGCCGGCTCCCCCCGCTGTCCAGCCTGGAGAACAACAACGTGGTGGTGAGCCGCCCGCTGGgctggagcgccgccgccaccgccgccaacAACAACGGCTACCACTCCCCGCCCGGCGACCCCGCTGGCTCCTCGCCGTTCGGCTCGGGCAGCGGCCACTcgctggaccaggaggaggtCATCTCCTGCCCCGGCTGCTGCCTGGCCGGCCTGCGCTTCCCGTCGGTGTGCCTGCgggcgccgccgcgccgcaACCCCTACAAGAACCTGAACGGGGAGCACGCCGCCTCGCACGGCCTGCTGTGCCCCGGGCCCAAGGGCCTGCCGCCCTCGCCCAcccccgccgctgccgccgccggccTGGCCCTGCCGGGGGCGCAGACTTAA
- the LOC115382317 gene encoding uncharacterized protein LOC115382317 has translation MQGDGWLRLCAAALFITGTTGTVCSTRVESLDLGCLLRWDCPHASPNATYTVQTKTQGDPWQDVPWCVWISSRSCDVSQVFSDFELYNMVRVGVHRDPGSTVWTKPCKFDYSDFTFSPPSVSVSLKEQQLLVRVQFPCASNRRCSVERCCPITQLIHPWTTVTVHNRLNRSEQQSRTVWSQEPVSYVEFSGLSPGQNYCAVANFSFPTFAMAASPLSEPRCVETLSEPGEGRS, from the exons ATGCAGGGTGACGGCTGGCTGAGGCTGTGTGCGGCCGCCCTCTTCATCACAG GGACGACTGGGACAGTCTGCTCCACCCGGGTGGAGTCGCTGGACTTAGGCTGCCTCCTGCGGTGGGATTGTCCGCACGCCAGTCCTAATGCCACCTACACAGTCCAGACCAAGACGCAggg GGACCCCTGGCAGGACGTCCCCTGGTGCGTCTGGATCTCGTCCCGCAGCTGCGACGTGTCTCAGGTCTTCTCGGACTTCGAGCTGTACAACATGGTCCGGGTGGGGGTCCACCGGGACCCCGGCTCCACCGTCTGGACCAAACCCTGCAAGTTCGACTACAGCGACTTCA CCTTCAGCCCTCCGTCGGTCTCCGTCTCTCTAAAGGAGCAGCAGTTGCTGGTGAGGGTGCAGTTCCCCTGTGCCTCCAACAGGAGGTGCTCTGTGGAGCGGTGCTGTCCCATCACCCAGCTCATCCACCCCTGGACCACCGTGACCGTGCACAACCGACTCAACCGGTCTGAACAGCAG AGCCGTACGGTGTGGAGCCAGGAGCCGGTGTCCTACGTGGAGTTCTCCGGTTTGTCTCCGGGCCAGAACTACTGCGCCGTGGCCAACTTCTCTTTCCCGACCTTCGCCATGGCCGCCTCACCTCTGTCGGAACCCCGGTGTGTGGAGACGCTGTCCGAGCCAGGTGAGGGGCGGAGCTAA